The Deltaproteobacteria bacterium genomic interval CATGAGTACTCAGCTTGAATCTCTCGGGATCCCCCTCTATCAGGGGTACCGGCCTGAAAACCTTTCTTCAAACCTGGATCTGGTCATTGTCGGCAATGCGGTCTCCAGGACAAACCCGGAGGTGACGGCCCTGCTCGAAGGGGGGCGACTCGCCCAAAAGAAAATACCAACCCTTTCCATGCCGCAGGCGTTGTTTGAATTTTTTCTGAAAGAAAAAACGCCGCTTGTGGTTGCTGGCACCCATGGGAAAACGACGACAGCCTCGCTCCTGGCCTGGATCCTGAATCATGCCGGGCGGGACGCCGGCTTCCTGATTGGTGGCATCTTGAAGAATTTTAAAAAATCGTATCATCTCGGAGGAGGCCCGTACTTTGTCGTGGAGGGGGATGAGTACGATACCGCTTTTTTTGATAAGGGGCCCAAGTTTGTTCATTATGCCCCCCAGATGGTTCTTTTGGGACCTGTGGAGTTCGATCATGCCGATATTTACAAAGATTTGAACGACGTCATGGGGGCCTTTGAGAAATTAATCCCTGTGATCCCCCCAAACGGATTTTTGGTGGCCTGTGCCGATAGTCCGCAGACCCTCAAGTTGGCCTCCCTGTTTTCCGGGCGCAAGACCACCTATGGTTTCTCTCTTCAGGCCGAGTGGCGTGCCGAACAGATTACCTTCACGGCAGAAGAGGCTAATTTTCAGGTTGTTTATAGAGGAAAACGGCTCGGATCGGTCCGGTCCCCCCTGGCCGGTCGGCATAATATCCAGAATTTGCTTGGTGTGATTGCCCTGACAACAAACATCGGGTTCTGCCTTGAGGAGATCAACAGGGCCTTAGCCCGGTTTGAGTCGGTGAAACGGCGTCAGGAGGTGAGGGGAACCGTTCACGATGTTATTGTGGTCGATGACTTTGCCCACCACCCAACAGCGATTGCGGAAACGATAACGGCGATTCGCAGTCGATACCCCGGACATTTTCTCTGGGCCCTTTTTGAACCACGGTCGAATACCAGCCGCCGGAACATCTTTCAAGGGGAGTTTGTCCAATCGTTGGCCGGCGCCGATGAGGTGGTTATTGCCGATCTGTACCAACCCGAAAAAATTCCGGCAGGAGAACGACTGGATCCCCAAAAACTGGCCGGCGATATCACCCAGGGGGGAACAAGGGCCCGGTTTATCCCCGCTGTTCCGGAAATCGTCTCCACGGTTGTTCGGGAGGTTGTTCCCCCTGCGGTCCTTTTGGTGATGTCCAACGGCGGGTTCGGGGGGATTCACAGCAAACTTTTGGAAACCTTGAAGGAACGATTCCAGTGAAGGCCTTGGAGAGACACCTCAAGCTCATTATTGTTTTTCTGATCTTTTTCATTTTTGTGTTTGGCGTCCAGGGGCTCGTTAATTCGACCCACTTCCAAAAACTGCTCCTCCACAGTTTTAGCCGCACAGTTCCACTCAAGGGTGATTCACCCGAGGGTGGTTCACCCAAGGGTGGTTCACCCACGATTGATTTTGAGCGCTTGCGGTTTAAAATTGCCCGTGGCGAGATTTCACTTAAAAAAGTAGTGGTCTCCAACCCTCAGGGCCTTCACGCTGAGGTTGACTCTCTTATCCTGCGATTGAGCCCGCTGTCACTCCTCCGTGGAAAGTTTCTTGTTTCTAAACTGGATCTGGAAGGGGTTCGTCTCCAGCTACCCGAAAACCGTTCCGCAACGAAGAGAGATCTTGGGCCAATCACCCTGGCCTCTCTTCGTTCGCAATTGGAACAACTTGGTTTTTTGCGGTCGCTTATTGTAGATCATGCCAGGATCCGAAACCTGACCCTATCCTCTCAGGATCAAGCCCCTGTTTCTATTGCCGCGATTGAGCTGTCACTCAGTCCTCATCTCCTCACCGAGTTTGGGTGGGATCTGACCCTGCGCGTGGATGAAATAGGTAGAGAGGGGAAAGAGATCCTGAAACTCTTCGAAACCGCGGTTTCACTGGATAAGGATCGATTCCGTGTTGACTCGTTGAAGGTGGCGAGGGAAGGACTCGCTGGTCATCTCGAAGGAGAGGCCCGTTTTAGGGATTTAAAAAAGGTGAAGCTGGAGTTCCGGATCGGTCTGGAGATCCCGAATGTGTTGCAGGAACCTCTCAAGATCAGTCTCAAGGCCTCTTCCGAACCATCATCCCTGGGTGGTTCACCCAAGGGTGAATCACCCTCGGGTGAACCACCCTCGTTATTTCTCATCCAGGAGTTGAAGGCCCAGATGGGGGGGGCTTTCTTGGAAGGGAGGGGTTTTTTCGATCTGGCCAAAAAAGAGTATCGTCTCCCCTTTACCGCCCGGCATCTTCCGCTTCAGGCGATCTTTGGCAAATCCTCCAGCCCGATTCTTCACCACTCGGTAGCCATGGCGGATACTGTCGAAGGAGAGGCCTCCGGTCGACTCCCCCAGTTGAGGGCCAAGGCCAATGTCACTCTGCTCGACTTTCGCCATCTGGCGATTGCCGCTGAAAAGGCAACGGGCGAGGTGGCTGTAGACTGGCCACGCCTCTCCTACGAGGCCAAGGTGGACCAGGGGGGATCAGCCGCCTGGGGCTCCACGGGACATCTTCTTTTCAAAGGGAAAAACCCGAAAACAGGTCGTCTCAAATGCCATGTTGAGAAAATTGATGTCCACTTTTCCAAGGCCTCCTTGGAGAAAATCTTGCCGGAGGGCAAACTGGCAGGGGCCTTGAGCGGCTCTTTGGTCCTGGCTGACCAGGGGGCCCTCTTGAAAGGGACGGGACATGGTATTGTGGAGAATGTCACGATAGCCCATTTCCCCATTCAGAAGATTACCGCGTCACTCCAACTACAGGAAAGGAGCTGGCTCCTTGATTCGGTGGAAGTTATTCACTCCGAGGAGAGAAAGTGGCTCTTTGAAAATCCTGTTCATCTTGAAGTCGGTGATGAAAAGGTCCATATCACAGCGAGGCCCAAGGCCTCTTTTAGTTTTGTTGGTGATTACCTGATTGATCAAAAGAAACTGGTGGTGACTTCCCTGGATTACGGGAATCCTTACGGTTCTCTCAAGGCTTCTGGTTCGATACAATCCCCGGCACTGGTTGAGGCCTCTTTCAAAGGGCCCTTGCCGGCCGCCGATCTCGGCGTTTTTGAATCGGTGTTTAAGGAAGGGGAAGGGGCCCTGCTCCTCGATTTTCGTCTGAAGGGGTCTTTTCCGCATCTGGCGGCCCAAGGTTCTCTGGAATTTCAAAAAACCTCCCTTGGTTTTAGAAACTTGCGAGGCCGGTTTTCCAACCTCACAGGACGGCTTTTGATGAATGGCTCAGAGGTTACTTTGCAAGGGGTTCAGGGGGAGCTGGATGAAGGGGATTTTTCGGCCTCCGGCAAGGTGGGTCTGCAGGAACTTTCTCCCACCCGGTTTGATCTTGATCTCAAGGCCAGGGATATCAATTTCGTCATCCCTGGAGAGCTCAAGCTTGAACTGACAACGACCTTGTCTGTCAAAGGGTCCACGCCCAGCCCGACGATTCGCGGGTCCATTGATCTGACAGAGGGGAAATATTCCAAAAAATTTACCATCAGTGAACTAGTGATCAAACCGGTCCGTTCCTCACGGGAAGAGGTTTTCCCCTGGCCTTCCTGGCTTGAATCCTCCCGTTTGGACATTGAGGTCAAAAACAGCGGTGATCTGAAGATACAAAACAATCTGGTCAATCGTCTGTCGCTTTTGAGTGACCTTCATCTTCATGGAATCCTGAAAAATCCGGTCCTGACCGGTTCCATTAATGTCGTTCAGGCCTTCGGAAGAGAGGAAGGGATCATCCGGCTCCTCGGGACCCGTTTTCAGGTGACCGAGGGTCGGATCGATTTTTCCGATCCCTACCGGATCAACCCCCGTCTGGAAATTACGGCCCAGCAGTACCTTGATGACATCACTTCAGCCAACAGGGCCAGGGTGGGTCTGAAGATAACGGGCCCCATGGACAATCTGAAACTGGTTCCCTTGACAACAACCGCGGATCAACGGGATTTTTCTTGTCTTATCTTCTACGGGGTGACTTGTCGCGAGGCCCAACAAGGCGGGAGCAAGAGGTCCGGAGGGACCATCGCCTCCTCTTTGGTAGGGGAACAGATTTCATCATTGGTGGATGAGTCACTCACAGGTCCTGCCAGACTGGATATCTTCAGACTGGAAACAGGGGGGGCTGATCAGGCGACCGTTTCAAAGGTGACTGTTGGCAAGACCTTAACGGACCGCTTGAATCTGGAATTCACCACCGATTTTGCGCCTGAAACGGCTGAACGGACTGTGAAGACAAACTATTTTCTGACGGATCATATTCTTTTGTCGGCCCGGCGGACACGGACGGCCGAGGTGAATAATCGTTATCGGTTTAACCTGATCTTCCGTTTTGAGGGAAGATGATGAAGAAAAAAATTATCAAATTTCTTATTGTGTCCATTCTATGGATGCCTTCCCTTTTTGGCAAGGAGCCTGTCATTCATCAGATTGTGGTCGATCCGGGTCCCACGGTCTCTGCAGAAACGGTGCGCCAGGTCCTCCCATTCAAGGAGGGGGATCTTTTTGATCAGGGGCGGCTCGATCAGGCGCTCACTTATTTGAAACAGTGGGGCCGGTTTGAAACGGTGAATGTCGAAAAAAAGGTTGAAAAAGAGGGTGTCGTTTTAATTTTCCACCTCCAGGCGGGGCTCGTGATCTCCCGTATCCATCTTAAAGGGCATTATCCCTTCCTCACGCGGCGGATCATGACAGTCATTAATCTACACGTTGGAGAAATCTATCATCCAGAGACGGTTCAAGAGCAGACGGGGAGGATTGTGCGTTTTTTTGAAGGGCAGGGGTATGCCGGGACGCAGGTTTTT includes:
- the mpl gene encoding UDP-N-acetylmuramate:L-alanyl-gamma-D-glutamyl-meso-diaminopimelate ligase; translated protein: MISPTKQSLGRVKKVHLIAICGMGMGSLAGLLKEKGFEVTGSDDNIYPPMSTQLESLGIPLYQGYRPENLSSNLDLVIVGNAVSRTNPEVTALLEGGRLAQKKIPTLSMPQALFEFFLKEKTPLVVAGTHGKTTTASLLAWILNHAGRDAGFLIGGILKNFKKSYHLGGGPYFVVEGDEYDTAFFDKGPKFVHYAPQMVLLGPVEFDHADIYKDLNDVMGAFEKLIPVIPPNGFLVACADSPQTLKLASLFSGRKTTYGFSLQAEWRAEQITFTAEEANFQVVYRGKRLGSVRSPLAGRHNIQNLLGVIALTTNIGFCLEEINRALARFESVKRRQEVRGTVHDVIVVDDFAHHPTAIAETITAIRSRYPGHFLWALFEPRSNTSRRNIFQGEFVQSLAGADEVVIADLYQPEKIPAGERLDPQKLAGDITQGGTRARFIPAVPEIVSTVVREVVPPAVLLVMSNGGFGGIHSKLLETLKERFQ
- a CDS encoding translocation/assembly module TamB domain-containing protein gives rise to the protein MKALERHLKLIIVFLIFFIFVFGVQGLVNSTHFQKLLLHSFSRTVPLKGDSPEGGSPKGGSPTIDFERLRFKIARGEISLKKVVVSNPQGLHAEVDSLILRLSPLSLLRGKFLVSKLDLEGVRLQLPENRSATKRDLGPITLASLRSQLEQLGFLRSLIVDHARIRNLTLSSQDQAPVSIAAIELSLSPHLLTEFGWDLTLRVDEIGREGKEILKLFETAVSLDKDRFRVDSLKVAREGLAGHLEGEARFRDLKKVKLEFRIGLEIPNVLQEPLKISLKASSEPSSLGGSPKGESPSGEPPSLFLIQELKAQMGGAFLEGRGFFDLAKKEYRLPFTARHLPLQAIFGKSSSPILHHSVAMADTVEGEASGRLPQLRAKANVTLLDFRHLAIAAEKATGEVAVDWPRLSYEAKVDQGGSAAWGSTGHLLFKGKNPKTGRLKCHVEKIDVHFSKASLEKILPEGKLAGALSGSLVLADQGALLKGTGHGIVENVTIAHFPIQKITASLQLQERSWLLDSVEVIHSEERKWLFENPVHLEVGDEKVHITARPKASFSFVGDYLIDQKKLVVTSLDYGNPYGSLKASGSIQSPALVEASFKGPLPAADLGVFESVFKEGEGALLLDFRLKGSFPHLAAQGSLEFQKTSLGFRNLRGRFSNLTGRLLMNGSEVTLQGVQGELDEGDFSASGKVGLQELSPTRFDLDLKARDINFVIPGELKLELTTTLSVKGSTPSPTIRGSIDLTEGKYSKKFTISELVIKPVRSSREEVFPWPSWLESSRLDIEVKNSGDLKIQNNLVNRLSLLSDLHLHGILKNPVLTGSINVVQAFGREEGIIRLLGTRFQVTEGRIDFSDPYRINPRLEITAQQYLDDITSANRARVGLKITGPMDNLKLVPLTTTADQRDFSCLIFYGVTCREAQQGGSKRSGGTIASSLVGEQISSLVDESLTGPARLDIFRLETGGADQATVSKVTVGKTLTDRLNLEFTTDFAPETAERTVKTNYFLTDHILLSARRTRTAEVNNRYRFNLIFRFEGR